One Phycisphaerae bacterium RAS2 DNA window includes the following coding sequences:
- a CDS encoding Transposase, whose protein sequence is MSRKRFKAEEIVNKLREADVLIAQGRSVAQASKQIGVAEQTYYRWRKEYGGLKADQAKRLKELERENARLKRLVADAELDKAILREAARPNF, encoded by the coding sequence ATGAGCAGGAAGCGATTCAAGGCGGAGGAGATCGTCAACAAGCTTCGTGAGGCGGATGTGTTGATTGCTCAGGGTCGATCGGTGGCGCAGGCGAGCAAGCAGATCGGCGTGGCAGAGCAGACGTATTACCGTTGGCGGAAGGAGTACGGCGGGTTGAAGGCTGACCAGGCGAAGCGGCTCAAGGAGCTGGAGCGAGAGAATGCCCGGCTGAAGCGGTTGGTGGCCGATGCGGAGTTGGACAAGGCGATCCTTCGGGAGGCGGCCCGCCCAAACTTCTAA
- a CDS encoding Integrase core domain protein has product MEHLGISERRACKALGQSRATQRYLPLVHEDEDKLTQRIIELAAVYGRYGTPRITGLIRNEGMQVNHKRVERIWKAAGLKVPKKQPRRGRMWLNDGSCVRLRPEHKDHVWAYDFVQAWTHDGRPFRMLTLVDEYTRECLAIDVARRLRSDDVLERLAWLFATRGVPGHLRSDNGPEFTAKVVREWLARVGVKTLFIEPGSPWENGYVESFNGKLSDELLNGEIFYTLKEAKVLIERWRVHSNTVRPHSALGYRPPAPEARMSAPLWAGSAPFAPLTALRPPTACAVNGVGLT; this is encoded by the coding sequence GTGGAGCACCTGGGCATCTCCGAGCGGCGGGCGTGCAAGGCGCTGGGTCAGTCTCGCGCGACGCAGCGGTACTTACCGTTGGTTCATGAGGATGAGGACAAGTTGACGCAGCGGATCATCGAGCTGGCGGCGGTGTACGGTCGATACGGGACACCGCGGATCACCGGCTTGATCCGGAACGAAGGGATGCAGGTGAATCACAAGCGGGTCGAGCGAATCTGGAAGGCCGCCGGGCTGAAGGTGCCGAAGAAGCAGCCCCGACGGGGCCGCATGTGGTTGAATGATGGCTCGTGTGTTCGGCTTCGGCCGGAGCACAAGGATCACGTCTGGGCGTATGACTTTGTGCAGGCGTGGACGCATGACGGCCGGCCGTTTCGGATGTTGACGCTGGTGGATGAGTACACGCGGGAGTGCCTGGCGATTGACGTGGCGAGAAGGTTGCGATCGGATGATGTGCTGGAGCGGCTGGCGTGGTTGTTTGCGACGCGGGGTGTGCCGGGGCATCTGCGGAGCGACAATGGTCCGGAGTTCACGGCGAAGGTGGTTCGCGAGTGGCTGGCCCGAGTCGGCGTGAAGACGCTGTTCATCGAGCCGGGAAGCCCCTGGGAGAACGGCTACGTGGAGAGTTTTAACGGGAAGCTGAGCGATGAGTTGCTGAATGGCGAGATCTTCTACACGTTGAAAGAGGCGAAGGTCTTGATTGAGCGCTGGCGGGTTCATTCCAACACGGTTCGGCCGCACAGTGCGTTGGGCTATCGGCCGCCGGCCCCTGAGGCCCGAATGAGCGCGCCGCTGTGGGCAGGCTCCGCTCCGTTCGCTCCGCTCACTGCGCTCCGCCCGCCCACAGCGTGTGCTGTGAACGGTGTTGGACTAACATAA
- the pknB_8 gene encoding Serine/threonine-protein kinase PknB, producing MAESLISTAIAAGARFGNYILRELIGRGGFAEVWKAFHHEQEHREVAIKIVIDPEFRKQLASEAKLPPLKHERIVPIIDSDTRFAEIPYVVMPHYSGGTLKDLIAANPNGLPEDRVEQILTDILSALSEAHDKGIIHRDLKPSNILLDEAGRAHISDFGLSRNLNAAEISQSMVQSASMTADAASRIVGTLAYMAPELCDGHPAGKSSDVFSLGIMLFEMLAGHRPFGVQKPSDCRDRLKKGPLWDELYSRACHSPSRRYSGVGSMLTALHSMLQQLTVEKLPMGGVSAGNLLPQRRECLQGDRVPSEEGRVDSRLPNKFGFYYYRYLTFPHGLVHLLC from the coding sequence ATGGCTGAATCCCTGATCTCGACCGCCATCGCAGCCGGGGCACGCTTCGGGAATTACATCCTGCGCGAGCTGATCGGCCGGGGCGGCTTCGCTGAGGTATGGAAGGCCTTTCACCATGAACAGGAGCATCGAGAGGTCGCGATCAAGATCGTCATCGATCCCGAGTTTCGCAAACAGCTTGCCAGCGAAGCGAAACTGCCGCCTCTCAAGCACGAACGAATTGTTCCGATCATCGACAGCGACACGCGCTTCGCGGAAATCCCCTATGTGGTCATGCCGCACTACTCCGGCGGCACGCTAAAGGACCTGATCGCGGCGAATCCCAACGGCCTGCCCGAAGATCGCGTCGAGCAAATCCTGACCGACATCCTGTCGGCGCTTTCCGAAGCCCATGACAAGGGCATCATCCATCGCGATCTGAAACCGAGCAATATTCTGCTCGATGAGGCGGGCCGCGCGCACATCAGTGACTTCGGCCTGTCGCGCAATCTGAACGCTGCCGAGATCAGTCAGTCGATGGTGCAAAGCGCGTCGATGACCGCCGACGCCGCGTCGAGAATCGTGGGCACGCTGGCCTACATGGCGCCGGAACTATGTGACGGACATCCTGCCGGCAAGTCGTCGGATGTTTTCTCACTTGGAATCATGCTCTTCGAAATGCTGGCCGGCCATAGGCCCTTTGGCGTGCAAAAGCCGAGCGACTGCCGGGATCGGCTCAAAAAGGGGCCGCTTTGGGACGAGCTTTATTCGCGGGCCTGTCATTCGCCGAGCCGCCGGTATTCAGGAGTGGGGTCAATGTTGACTGCATTGCACTCGATGCTACAGCAATTAACGGTTGAGAAGTTGCCAATGGGAGGCGTTTCTGCTGGGAACTTGTTGCCACAGCGCCGCGAATGCTTACAAGGAGATCGTGTTCCCAGCGAAGAGGGGAGAGTAGATTCCAGATTACCGAACAAATTCGGCTTTTATTACTACAGGTATTTGACCTTCCCCCACGGTTTAGTCCACCTGTTATGTTAG